Proteins from a single region of Polyangiaceae bacterium:
- a CDS encoding YiiX/YebB-like N1pC/P60 family cysteine hydrolase — protein sequence MLRFGFALAAVACAALPGCEQRQASGAPESASSGVRGASSIPASVGELRDGDIAFHESTSRQSEMLRALTGSRWTHMGVVFMQGGKPVVLEAVSPVKWTALAAWTARGRGKHYVVKRLRNAEARLTPEVIAKMRQVGTRWLGRPYDSQFRWQDDTLYCSELVYKVYDRGAGIRIGRIERARDMNLDDPRVEAARRQRFAGGRFDPDEQVVTPVSMFEDPQLITVREE from the coding sequence GTGCTCAGATTCGGGTTTGCGTTGGCCGCGGTCGCGTGTGCGGCGCTCCCGGGATGCGAGCAACGTCAGGCGTCCGGGGCGCCGGAGTCCGCCTCGTCCGGTGTGCGTGGCGCGTCGTCGATTCCTGCAAGTGTCGGCGAACTTCGCGATGGTGACATCGCTTTTCACGAGTCCACGTCGCGTCAAAGCGAGATGCTGCGCGCGCTGACCGGAAGTCGCTGGACGCACATGGGAGTGGTGTTCATGCAAGGCGGCAAACCCGTCGTACTCGAAGCGGTGTCGCCAGTGAAGTGGACGGCATTGGCGGCATGGACGGCTCGGGGCCGCGGCAAGCACTACGTGGTCAAACGCTTGCGCAACGCGGAGGCGCGACTGACTCCCGAGGTCATCGCCAAGATGCGCCAAGTCGGCACTCGCTGGCTGGGGCGTCCCTACGACTCGCAGTTCCGCTGGCAGGACGACACGCTGTATTGCTCCGAGCTGGTCTACAAGGTGTACGACCGAGGTGCCGGCATTCGGATCGGGCGCATCGAGCGCGCTCGAGACATGAATCTCGACGATCCGCGGGTCGAAGCCGCACGGCGCCAGCGGTTTGCCGGGGGGCGTTTCGACCCTGACGAGCAAGTCGTGACGCCCGTGTCGATGTTCGAGGATCCGCAGCTGATCACGGTGCGGGAAGAATAG
- a CDS encoding GNAT family N-acetyltransferase, which yields MSPHVRLARSEDLEPTARLAGELVRMHHAVDPDRFFLPNQVESGYAWWFERELARKEARLFVAEAEGRILGYAYGTLEERDWNLLLDSHGAVHDIFVVEDARKTGVGELLVNALVSELEAMGAARILLGTMVSNTPAQRLFARCGFRPTMLEMTRSRGAAL from the coding sequence ATGAGCCCTCACGTTCGCCTGGCCCGCAGCGAAGACCTCGAGCCGACGGCGCGTCTGGCCGGCGAACTGGTGCGCATGCATCACGCCGTGGATCCGGATCGCTTCTTTCTGCCGAATCAAGTCGAGAGCGGCTATGCGTGGTGGTTCGAGCGAGAGCTCGCGCGCAAGGAAGCGCGCCTGTTCGTCGCCGAGGCGGAGGGCCGCATCCTGGGCTACGCCTACGGCACGCTGGAAGAGCGCGACTGGAACTTGCTCTTGGACTCGCACGGCGCCGTGCACGACATCTTCGTCGTCGAAGACGCGCGCAAAACCGGTGTGGGCGAGCTGTTGGTGAACGCACTGGTCAGCGAGCTCGAGGCGATGGGCGCGGCTCGCATCTTGCTCGGCACGATGGTGAGCAACACTCCGGCCCAGCGCCTGTTCGCCCGCTGCGGGTTTCGCCCCACGATGCTGGAGATGACGCGCAGCCGAGGTGCGGCGTTGTGA
- a CDS encoding CopG family transcriptional regulator encodes MPTSVHLPQPLLEAVDRRARALKISRNRLIVLALEKALAEGSEWSAGFFEELEHTDPAHARAVGEMLHEVRARRSSKKAPEL; translated from the coding sequence ATGCCGACGAGCGTGCACCTGCCACAACCCTTGCTAGAAGCGGTCGACCGACGTGCGCGCGCGCTCAAGATCAGCCGGAACCGACTGATCGTGCTGGCGCTGGAGAAAGCGCTGGCCGAGGGCAGCGAATGGTCGGCGGGGTTCTTCGAGGAACTCGAGCACACGGACCCTGCCCACGCCCGGGCGGTCGGAGAAATGCTGCACGAGGTACGCGCGCGGCGAAGCTCCAAGAAGGCGCCCGAGTTGTGA
- a CDS encoding PIN domain-containing protein, producing MRYVFDTNALSAVMQGQTSVLARLRHVARNEACVPQPVLAEISYGIARLPASKRKDWLRGRFEFVKREFPRVEWTDDVSDAFGEIKARLEKKGQRLEDFDIAIAAHALALDGTLVTANVAHMLRVPHLRIEDWAK from the coding sequence GTGAGGTACGTTTTCGACACGAATGCGCTCTCCGCTGTGATGCAGGGTCAAACGAGCGTCCTCGCCCGGTTGCGGCATGTGGCCAGGAACGAAGCGTGTGTTCCCCAGCCCGTGCTCGCGGAGATCAGCTACGGGATCGCTCGGCTGCCCGCATCGAAACGCAAGGACTGGCTGCGAGGTCGATTCGAGTTCGTCAAGCGCGAGTTCCCGCGTGTGGAATGGACCGACGACGTGAGCGATGCCTTTGGTGAGATCAAGGCACGACTGGAGAAGAAGGGTCAGAGGTTGGAGGATTTCGACATCGCCATCGCCGCACACGCGCTGGCTCTCGACGGTACTCTGGTCACCGCCAACGTTGCGCACATGCTGCGAGTGCCGCACTTGCGAATCGAAGATTGGGCGAAGTGA
- a CDS encoding MYXO-CTERM sorting domain-containing protein translates to MKHTLRALLAVCTFGALAHAAPNFASQKPGTWQVISENTIDDLDPCPAGGCSFSAVEGVSGTIDDWCGGAFASGYGTLGGLVVWGGGHNGYFGSEVYVFDLQTGLWKAASKPYDNGGSSVAPECNDKGVYPDGSACPAHTYDRVDYHPSTNQFVIMSGTPDPVCGGCDDGYVHTFDLGTAKWSLGGKIPNMQPATGALSAYDPKRDVFWYLSAYGASPLRKYDLKVGAWSEHGSAADYVDIDGNAIYDPVHDLFLYVDARGSHELYAFDLANPSADGVKLATSGDTDIMNADKLGFEWDPPSGQAVAWDDGADVYVLEAPSGDWKSGTWTWTRFPPDASNTVVPKRGLNGTYSRFRYAASVNAYVLVSTTGGPVWAYKLSDEPGTGPNTGTGGTSSGSGGAGGAGNSAGAGNNAGTGNGGAAGGGGLSATPSNEEDSGCACRTAAPSGSSSAWSSLLLLAALSLLRRRRASLHLGTGEPQ, encoded by the coding sequence ATGAAACACACTCTCCGCGCTTTGCTCGCCGTCTGCACGTTTGGCGCTTTGGCCCACGCTGCGCCCAACTTCGCGTCCCAGAAGCCAGGCACTTGGCAGGTGATCAGCGAGAACACCATCGACGACCTCGATCCCTGTCCCGCGGGGGGCTGCTCCTTCAGCGCGGTGGAGGGTGTGTCTGGAACGATCGACGACTGGTGCGGCGGGGCCTTCGCTTCGGGCTACGGCACGCTGGGCGGACTTGTCGTGTGGGGCGGCGGGCACAACGGCTACTTCGGTAGCGAAGTCTACGTCTTCGACTTGCAGACCGGGCTGTGGAAGGCCGCGAGCAAACCCTACGACAACGGCGGTTCTTCCGTAGCGCCAGAGTGCAACGACAAGGGCGTGTATCCCGATGGCTCTGCCTGTCCGGCGCACACCTATGATCGCGTCGACTATCACCCGAGCACGAACCAGTTCGTGATCATGAGCGGCACCCCCGACCCGGTGTGCGGTGGTTGCGACGATGGCTACGTGCACACCTTCGACCTCGGCACCGCCAAGTGGAGCCTCGGCGGCAAGATCCCCAACATGCAGCCTGCCACCGGCGCACTCAGCGCCTACGACCCGAAGCGCGACGTGTTTTGGTACCTGAGTGCCTACGGTGCCTCACCTCTGCGAAAGTACGATCTCAAGGTGGGAGCTTGGAGCGAACACGGATCCGCGGCGGACTACGTCGACATCGATGGCAATGCCATCTACGACCCAGTGCACGACCTGTTCCTGTACGTGGACGCGCGCGGCAGCCACGAGCTCTACGCCTTCGATCTGGCGAACCCCAGCGCCGACGGCGTGAAGCTGGCGACGAGCGGTGACACGGACATCATGAACGCCGACAAACTCGGCTTCGAGTGGGATCCTCCCTCGGGGCAAGCGGTTGCGTGGGATGACGGCGCCGACGTCTACGTCTTGGAAGCGCCCAGCGGCGATTGGAAGAGCGGCACCTGGACCTGGACGCGCTTTCCTCCGGATGCGAGCAACACCGTAGTCCCCAAGCGAGGCCTGAATGGCACCTACAGCCGCTTCCGCTATGCAGCGAGCGTCAATGCTTACGTGCTGGTGAGCACTACAGGCGGGCCGGTATGGGCGTACAAGCTTTCGGACGAGCCTGGAACCGGACCCAACACCGGCACGGGCGGCACGAGTAGCGGAAGCGGCGGTGCGGGCGGCGCAGGCAACAGCGCCGGTGCGGGCAACAACGCTGGCACGGGCAACGGAGGGGCCGCGGGTGGAGGTGGCCTGAGCGCGACTCCATCCAACGAGGAAGACTCCGGCTGTGCGTGCAGGACGGCAGCGCCATCGGGAAGCTCGAGTGCGTGGTCTTCACTGCTGCTACTCGCTGCCCTCAGCCTGTTGCGACGACGCCGCGCTTCGCTGCACCTCGGCACGGGTGAGCCGCAATGA
- a CDS encoding PEGA domain-containing protein: MLTLLFAMLLAGTAVAAEPAQVEARKAFTAGERAFEDGDYQSALGEFERAFSLVAHDAVRFNIAVCLERLGRYREAVAQYEAAAVSSTLKEPDRERAKRGARIASKQLATVVVESGDAGRPVVVDGDERCRTPCRVTVDPGRHRVSVGSGEAVELELGRGQTSHVAQSASKPAASAKQTRQPPKTLPRPRAKPSESRGPGVLTWTGGALAALGTGGTVFFGLRTERIHDDYVAEPTRDRFDDGRTSRTLTNVSLGVAAVGVALVVVDLVFLSPQPKESAAFPNAVRF, from the coding sequence GTGCTGACGCTACTGTTCGCCATGCTGCTCGCGGGCACGGCGGTCGCGGCAGAGCCCGCGCAGGTCGAGGCACGCAAAGCGTTCACTGCTGGCGAGCGCGCCTTCGAGGACGGCGACTATCAGAGCGCCCTCGGCGAGTTCGAGCGCGCCTTTTCTTTGGTTGCGCACGACGCCGTGCGCTTCAACATCGCCGTGTGTCTCGAGCGCCTGGGGCGCTATCGCGAAGCCGTCGCGCAGTATGAAGCGGCCGCGGTCAGCAGCACGCTGAAAGAGCCGGACCGGGAGCGAGCCAAGCGCGGCGCCCGCATCGCGTCCAAGCAGCTCGCGACGGTCGTCGTCGAAAGCGGCGATGCAGGGCGACCCGTGGTCGTCGACGGAGACGAGCGGTGTCGAACTCCGTGCCGCGTCACCGTCGATCCGGGGCGTCATCGCGTGAGCGTCGGCAGCGGCGAAGCCGTCGAGCTCGAGCTCGGGCGCGGGCAGACCTCTCACGTTGCACAGTCCGCCAGCAAGCCAGCGGCGTCAGCGAAGCAGACACGTCAGCCGCCGAAGACACTGCCGCGCCCACGAGCGAAACCCTCGGAGAGCCGCGGGCCCGGTGTTCTCACCTGGACGGGAGGAGCGCTTGCAGCCCTTGGCACCGGCGGCACCGTTTTTTTCGGACTGCGCACGGAACGGATCCACGACGACTACGTCGCAGAGCCCACTCGAGATCGCTTCGACGACGGTCGAACCTCGCGCACCTTGACCAACGTTTCGCTGGGGGTGGCAGCCGTCGGGGTCGCCCTCGTGGTCGTGGACCTGGTGTTCCTCTCTCCGCAGCCCAAGGAAAGCGCTGCCTTCCCCAACGCGGTGAGGTTCTAG
- a CDS encoding serine/threonine-protein kinase has product MQAELPTLPRVGDTVDRYRVVLEVAHGGMAAVYAVQRTSIGGFEKLLAMKVMLPHLVGDEHFVNMFLDEARIASQIQHPNVVQVLDVGLHGRVPYLLMEYLRGQSLSRVLRRASELGRQLPLGFCLEVLEKAALGLHAAHETRDAEGKLLGVIHRDVSPHNIFVTYDGQVKVVDFGIAAARGRLVGTRSGEVKGKLAYLAPEQIDRSLPATRAVDVWAWGVVAWEAFSGRRLFNSKDEATALWNVLNAPIPKLEREMPRRMTQLIASALERRPGARPPDAKSVADTIAQIDAPRDIADTMSELFAEERVVEQERIASALRVGPPPPLKEPDSSTSPEPAAAQDATITHHGVTLGGGPRRRSRTLLLAGVAVAATAVGVSAWRLSTKSVEPATDEKAALLGADVVVHVDPRARFVLVDGTRHDERPVRIRLAAGASADVEVVGSDGEVVRRKVSGGDDGVSISLRAAPTAPSATTPPASSATNAEPRSAPAAAPPAAKPTTPPAKPSPASRPPKQDGTLLKNPF; this is encoded by the coding sequence GTGCAGGCCGAGCTACCGACCTTGCCGCGCGTCGGTGACACTGTCGACCGCTATCGGGTCGTACTGGAGGTCGCGCACGGCGGCATGGCGGCAGTGTATGCGGTGCAGCGCACGTCGATCGGTGGCTTCGAGAAGCTCTTGGCCATGAAGGTGATGTTGCCTCACCTGGTGGGGGACGAACACTTCGTGAACATGTTCCTGGACGAGGCGCGAATCGCCTCGCAGATCCAGCATCCCAACGTGGTGCAGGTGCTGGATGTCGGACTTCATGGACGCGTTCCTTACTTGCTGATGGAGTACCTGCGAGGACAGAGCCTCTCGCGGGTCCTACGGCGCGCGTCTGAACTCGGGAGGCAGCTGCCCCTCGGCTTCTGTCTGGAAGTGCTGGAGAAGGCAGCGCTCGGCCTCCATGCGGCACACGAAACGCGCGACGCCGAGGGCAAGCTGTTGGGGGTGATCCACCGCGATGTCAGCCCCCACAACATCTTCGTGACCTACGACGGGCAGGTGAAGGTCGTCGATTTTGGTATCGCCGCCGCGCGAGGGCGGTTGGTGGGCACGCGCTCGGGAGAAGTGAAGGGCAAGCTCGCCTATCTGGCTCCCGAGCAGATCGATCGATCGCTACCGGCAACGCGCGCCGTGGACGTGTGGGCGTGGGGGGTCGTTGCGTGGGAGGCGTTCTCCGGGCGCCGCTTGTTCAACTCCAAGGACGAAGCGACGGCTCTGTGGAACGTGCTCAACGCACCCATTCCAAAGCTGGAACGCGAAATGCCGAGGCGCATGACGCAGCTGATTGCCAGTGCGCTCGAACGCAGGCCCGGGGCGCGACCACCGGACGCCAAGAGCGTCGCGGACACGATCGCGCAGATCGATGCACCGCGCGACATCGCCGACACGATGAGCGAGCTCTTCGCCGAAGAGCGCGTGGTCGAACAAGAGCGAATCGCGTCAGCGCTGCGCGTTGGCCCGCCGCCGCCACTGAAGGAGCCAGATTCCAGCACCAGCCCGGAGCCGGCTGCGGCGCAGGACGCAACCATCACCCATCACGGCGTGACCCTCGGCGGCGGACCGCGGCGCCGGAGTCGCACATTGTTGCTCGCGGGAGTGGCCGTCGCCGCCACGGCGGTCGGGGTTTCGGCGTGGCGACTGTCTACCAAGTCCGTGGAGCCCGCAACGGATGAGAAGGCCGCGTTGTTGGGCGCCGACGTCGTGGTGCACGTAGACCCCCGGGCGCGCTTCGTGCTCGTGGACGGCACTCGACACGATGAACGCCCCGTGCGGATTCGCCTGGCCGCGGGTGCCAGCGCGGACGTCGAGGTCGTTGGCTCCGATGGCGAGGTGGTCCGCCGCAAGGTGTCGGGGGGTGACGACGGAGTTTCCATCTCGCTGCGAGCGGCGCCGACCGCGCCCAGCGCTACGACTCCACCCGCATCTAGCGCGACGAACGCGGAGCCGCGCAGCGCGCCCGCGGCAGCGCCGCCCGCTGCGAAACCAACCACACCGCCTGCCAAGCCTTCCCCCGCGTCGCGACCGCCCAAGCAAGACGGAACTCTGCTAAAGAATCCATTCTAG
- a CDS encoding sigma 54-interacting transcriptional regulator: MEDRTVPRRLPGLPVKSVRVEVVAGPDRGRQLTFQDTALTIGTAQGNELVLTDPTVSRYHLELERAADRILLRDLGSTNGTSVGGVSFRDAAVSIPPGTTVTVGDSSLRLEDDVVVMVDHAAPDVLGGLRGRSVAARRLFSAMMRVASSNVPVLLYGESGTGKELIARALHDLGGAGRPLSTVDCAALVPSLFASELFGHERGAFTGAERRHEGAFVRANGGTVFLDEIGELSAELQSSLLGVVERRRVRRVGGSEEIPVDVRIISATHRDLRSEVNAGRFRLDLFYRLAVVLIRVPPLRERSEDIPLLVEHFLREAGYDGPSESVFPPEEMSRLSAHDWPGNIRELRNVVEAALVLGADQSLAEIAGGAGQVQGFSNDEPFASLYGLTYKDARRSVLDRFEHDYLKNLLANTGGNVRQAARDAKMDRSYLIDLLKRHGLP, translated from the coding sequence ATGGAAGACCGTACCGTTCCGCGACGGCTGCCAGGGTTGCCCGTCAAGTCGGTGCGCGTCGAAGTCGTGGCTGGTCCCGACCGCGGGCGACAGCTGACGTTCCAGGATACCGCGCTGACCATCGGAACCGCCCAGGGCAACGAGCTGGTGCTGACGGACCCGACCGTGTCGCGCTACCACCTCGAGCTGGAGCGAGCGGCGGACCGCATCTTGCTGCGCGATCTGGGTTCGACCAATGGCACTAGCGTCGGCGGCGTGTCCTTCCGCGATGCGGCTGTTTCGATTCCACCCGGAACGACCGTCACCGTCGGTGACTCCAGCTTGCGTCTGGAGGACGACGTCGTCGTGATGGTCGACCACGCGGCGCCCGATGTTCTCGGCGGTCTGCGTGGTCGCTCCGTCGCGGCGCGGCGGCTGTTCTCCGCGATGATGCGCGTGGCCAGCAGCAACGTCCCAGTGCTGCTCTACGGCGAGTCGGGCACCGGCAAAGAACTCATCGCGCGCGCCTTGCACGACCTCGGCGGCGCGGGCCGACCCCTTTCGACCGTGGACTGCGCGGCGCTCGTACCGAGTCTCTTTGCCAGCGAGCTCTTCGGCCACGAACGGGGCGCCTTCACCGGCGCAGAGCGGCGTCACGAGGGCGCGTTCGTGCGCGCCAACGGCGGTACCGTGTTCTTGGACGAGATTGGCGAGCTCTCGGCGGAGCTGCAGTCGTCCCTGCTGGGCGTCGTCGAGCGCCGGCGCGTCCGTCGCGTGGGCGGCAGCGAGGAGATACCCGTCGACGTTCGCATCATCTCGGCAACTCATCGGGACCTACGCAGCGAGGTGAACGCAGGCCGCTTTCGCCTGGATCTGTTCTATCGACTGGCAGTCGTCTTGATCCGAGTGCCGCCGCTGCGCGAGCGCAGCGAGGACATTCCGCTTTTGGTGGAGCACTTCTTGCGCGAGGCTGGCTACGACGGACCCAGTGAAAGCGTCTTCCCACCCGAGGAGATGTCGCGCCTCTCCGCCCACGATTGGCCCGGCAACATTCGGGAGTTGAGGAACGTCGTCGAGGCCGCGCTGGTGCTCGGAGCGGATCAAAGCCTGGCCGAGATCGCGGGGGGCGCCGGCCAGGTTCAGGGGTTCAGCAACGACGAGCCCTTCGCTTCGCTCTACGGTCTGACCTACAAGGACGCTCGCCGCTCGGTGCTGGATCGCTTCGAGCACGACTATTTGAAGAACTTGCTGGCCAACACCGGGGGCAACGTGCGGCAGGCAGCGCGGGACGCAAAGATGGATCGTTCCTACTTGATCGATCTCCTCAAACGCCACGGCTTGCCCTAG
- a CDS encoding AgmX/PglI C-terminal domain-containing protein, whose protein sequence is MHRTTRLCALLMMACTPAATHAPHDGTTAPEATPLRRADSSHQPPAEDTESGEGGSTVGDPSSQPLTGSARATQPQSGLPPNVVKRVMRDHLPEFRRCHEREQERDSSFIPRVSPSFVIGADGTVTSASSGVDKAHPDLDACILRVLEGMRFPPPQGGVTVTVSYPWH, encoded by the coding sequence GTGCATCGCACGACTCGACTCTGCGCACTACTCATGATGGCCTGCACGCCTGCGGCAACTCATGCACCCCATGACGGAACCACAGCCCCTGAGGCAACGCCGCTACGTCGGGCCGACTCATCCCACCAACCTCCCGCCGAGGACACGGAATCGGGGGAGGGTGGAAGCACAGTAGGCGACCCGAGCTCGCAGCCCCTCACTGGCAGCGCCCGAGCTACGCAGCCTCAGTCGGGACTACCGCCCAACGTCGTCAAGCGTGTGATGCGAGACCACCTTCCCGAGTTTCGGCGCTGTCATGAGCGGGAGCAGGAGCGTGACTCGTCGTTCATTCCAAGAGTGTCACCCAGTTTCGTGATCGGCGCAGACGGCACGGTCACCAGCGCCAGCAGTGGCGTCGACAAGGCTCACCCCGATCTGGATGCATGCATCTTGCGGGTGCTGGAAGGGATGCGCTTCCCGCCGCCGCAAGGGGGAGTCACGGTCACAGTGAGCTACCCTTGGCATTGA
- a CDS encoding thioesterase family protein, with protein MSDSFRLLLRVRYSECDAQGIVFNARYGEYMDVASCEYSRAVFGSVDGSTGIDWRLVRQVTEWKAPARFDDVIEIAVGTQHIGTTSFSLSAHFRRPSDGTLLATMETVYVVVDAQSGEKKPIPDRHRSALQQGALGVVVDMAAAAHGSH; from the coding sequence GTGTCCGACTCTTTCCGACTCTTGTTGCGCGTCCGCTACAGCGAGTGCGATGCGCAGGGCATCGTGTTCAACGCTCGCTACGGCGAGTACATGGACGTGGCGTCCTGCGAGTATTCTCGCGCGGTGTTTGGCAGCGTCGATGGATCGACGGGCATCGATTGGCGCCTGGTACGCCAAGTGACCGAATGGAAGGCACCCGCACGTTTCGACGACGTGATCGAAATAGCCGTCGGTACCCAGCACATCGGGACCACATCTTTCTCCCTCAGCGCTCACTTCCGGCGCCCATCGGACGGCACGCTTTTGGCGACGATGGAGACGGTCTACGTCGTCGTCGACGCGCAGTCAGGTGAGAAGAAGCCGATCCCCGACCGGCACCGCAGCGCGCTGCAACAAGGCGCACTCGGCGTCGTCGTGGACATGGCTGCCGCGGCACATGGCTCGCACTGA
- a CDS encoding DUF2330 domain-containing protein — protein MRALLIVSILSVVFGLSRVSLACGSLVFREEHGAMADQQVLIAQGKERTVLMVSVGYANVDDEFAFLLPLQHEPLEVVEGEPKLFKSLDEMTAPWIQVVDATSTPATSRGCCGAPVDAGSGGHAEDQVFVAQHGETTSYEYVVLGGSSGSTVSAWLQERGFAAPSALSADIDDYLSKKWLFLAAKLKPSTARGALAPLEIHYARIPVAELEYPFRFSRHSLKPSSRVAIDLYLAGDAMLPANYAVRRVNRGELRALSPRTTNYEALADGALAGKAFLLQSGSAEESAARVFGQAWLDTPHREPPALTRTYEKLLPERIALVRLHAELSGSDLDDLHLMRATPEQIVFDRTLRVRWGSPTSTASMVGLLFGLVALRRRSRAR, from the coding sequence ATGCGAGCGCTGCTGATCGTCTCCATCCTTTCGGTCGTTTTCGGGCTTTCACGTGTGTCGCTCGCCTGCGGGTCGCTGGTCTTTCGCGAAGAGCATGGCGCTATGGCCGACCAGCAAGTGCTCATTGCGCAAGGCAAAGAGCGCACCGTTCTCATGGTGAGCGTGGGCTACGCGAACGTCGACGACGAGTTCGCCTTTCTGTTGCCCTTGCAGCATGAACCCCTGGAGGTCGTCGAGGGTGAACCCAAGCTCTTCAAGTCCTTGGACGAAATGACCGCACCCTGGATCCAAGTCGTGGACGCTACGTCGACGCCAGCGACTTCGAGGGGCTGTTGCGGGGCACCGGTTGACGCAGGCAGCGGCGGCCACGCGGAAGACCAAGTATTCGTGGCGCAGCATGGCGAAACGACGAGCTATGAGTACGTGGTACTCGGTGGCAGCTCCGGCTCTACGGTTTCCGCGTGGCTGCAGGAGCGAGGCTTCGCGGCGCCGTCCGCTTTGTCGGCCGACATCGACGACTACTTGTCCAAGAAGTGGCTGTTCCTCGCAGCAAAGCTAAAACCCTCCACCGCACGCGGCGCGCTGGCTCCGCTCGAAATCCACTACGCGAGGATCCCGGTCGCAGAGCTGGAGTATCCGTTCCGCTTTTCTCGACACTCGCTGAAGCCCAGCTCGCGCGTCGCGATCGATCTGTACCTGGCAGGTGATGCAATGTTGCCCGCGAACTACGCCGTGCGTCGCGTGAACCGTGGCGAGCTTCGGGCGCTCTCGCCCCGGACGACCAACTACGAGGCATTGGCAGATGGCGCCCTGGCCGGCAAGGCGTTCCTGCTGCAATCCGGAAGCGCCGAAGAGAGCGCGGCACGCGTGTTCGGTCAGGCATGGCTCGACACGCCCCACCGCGAGCCGCCTGCCCTGACTCGCACCTATGAAAAGCTTCTTCCGGAGCGCATCGCGCTAGTGCGACTCCATGCCGAGCTGTCCGGGAGCGACCTGGACGACTTGCATTTGATGCGCGCCACTCCCGAGCAGATCGTCTTTGATCGCACACTGCGTGTGCGCTGGGGCTCGCCCACGAGCACGGCGTCGATGGTGGGACTCCTGTTCGGCTTGGTGGCCTTGCGGCGACGCTCGCGCGCGCGCTGA
- a CDS encoding LysR family transcriptional regulator, with amino-acid sequence MHSMHDTVDLDLLRAFDHLMRERHLTRAARRAGLSQPAMSRALGRLRTTFSDPLFVRTARGMVPTPRAEGLAPDVRALLDAARTLVQPPGFDPATLERTFTIASSDFLDASLLPRLSVTLEASAPNVSVATRPIAADTNDLIVNGQLDLIVGMRANIPADCIAVHLFDDGFVCLARKGHPRIGKSLTLKRFTDLHHVLIAPRGDPGGTVDRALERLGLRRQVMIRTASFLAAPLITAGSDLILTGPSRVLLPMAQAFDLVVLRPPVELSRFAIYLGWHPRVQQDPAHSWFRQACREAIRERDG; translated from the coding sequence ATGCATTCCATGCATGACACCGTCGACCTCGACCTGCTGCGCGCCTTCGATCATCTGATGCGAGAGCGACACCTGACTCGCGCGGCGAGGCGCGCGGGCCTGAGTCAACCTGCGATGAGCCGCGCGCTGGGGCGGCTGCGCACCACCTTCTCCGACCCGCTTTTCGTTCGCACGGCGCGAGGGATGGTCCCGACACCCCGTGCAGAAGGACTCGCACCCGACGTGCGAGCCTTGCTCGACGCGGCGCGCACGCTGGTGCAGCCCCCGGGGTTCGACCCGGCAACCTTAGAGCGCACCTTCACCATCGCCAGCAGCGACTTCCTCGACGCTTCACTATTGCCGCGGTTGAGTGTGACGCTGGAGGCATCCGCACCGAATGTGTCCGTCGCCACGCGACCCATCGCGGCAGACACGAACGATCTGATCGTCAACGGGCAGCTGGACCTGATCGTCGGCATGCGCGCGAACATTCCTGCCGACTGCATCGCCGTCCATCTCTTCGACGACGGCTTCGTGTGCCTCGCGCGCAAGGGGCATCCGCGAATCGGCAAGAGCCTGACCTTGAAGCGCTTCACGGATCTGCATCACGTGCTGATCGCGCCGCGCGGTGACCCCGGTGGCACGGTGGACCGTGCCTTGGAACGCCTCGGCTTGCGTCGACAAGTCATGATTCGCACCGCCAGCTTCCTCGCTGCGCCTCTGATCACAGCCGGCTCGGACCTGATTCTGACCGGACCGTCGCGCGTGTTGCTCCCCATGGCCCAGGCCTTCGACTTGGTGGTGCTCCGGCCGCCCGTGGAGCTTTCTCGTTTCGCCATCTACTTGGGCTGGCACCCTCGAGTGCAGCAGGACCCAGCGCACAGCTGGTTTCGGCAGGCTTGCCGCGAGGCGATTCGCGAGCGGGACGGCTAG